The Mercurialis annua linkage group LG8, ddMerAnnu1.2, whole genome shotgun sequence genome window below encodes:
- the LOC126660705 gene encoding uncharacterized protein LOC126660705, whose product MAKGSRGRRGMASRQFRLTPYPLPSCDREDLYMKRSSEALDKKDWEDVTCSVCMECPHNAVLLLCSSHDKGCRPYMCGTSFRYSNCLDQYKKAYAKGNSSDITAENPILSSDDKCEATELACPLCRGQVKGWTVVEPARDFLNAKKRNCMQDDCSFVGAFKELRKHMKTAHPSARPREVDPILEQKFRRIERDREHDDVISTIRSTMPGAMFFGDYVIEGDNHGFDSDEENREFDADAAGRNDAGFDRNLVNVFLLLHAFGPSGDGMGRRLRQPERSSGNESAVDTRHTLSVSSLNSSDDDNDNDNDSDNDHGDGGLSLVSRLRRHGRVLLGRSGRRRRQREADGGGER is encoded by the coding sequence ATGGCTAAAGGTAGCAGGGGACGACGTGGGATGGCTTCCCGACAGTTCAGGCTGACACCATACCCACTGCCATCATGTGATCGAGAGGACTTGTACATGAAGAGATCTTCAGAGGCGTTGGATAAGAAAGATTGGGAAGATGTAACTTGTTCTGTGTGCATGGAGTGCCCACACAATGCTGTTCTTCTACTTTGTTCATCTCATGACAAGGGTTGCCGCCCCTACATGTGTGGAACTAGTTTTCGGTACTCTAATTGCCTTGACCAATATAAAAAGGCTTATGCTAAAGGGAACTCATCCGATATTACTGCTGAAAACCCAATTCTGTCTTCAGATGACAAGTGCGAAGCGACAGAGCTTGCATGTCCACTTTGCAGGGGACAGGTGAAAGGGTGGACTGTGGTGGAACCTGCACGAGATTTTCTTAATGCCAAAAAGAGGAACTGTATGCAAGATGACTGTTCATTTGTTGGAGCTTTTAAGGAGCTACGGAAGCACATGAAGACAGCTCACCCATCTGCAAGGCCACGTGAAGTTGATCCAATTCTTGAGCAGAAATTTAGAAGGATCGAGAGGGACCGTGAACATGATGATGTAATTAGTACGATAAGATCCACAATGCCCGGGGCAATGTTTTTTGGAGATTATGTAATAGAGGGAGACAATCATGGTTTTGATTCCGATGAAGAAAACCGGGAATTTGATGCAGATGCTGCAGGGAGGAACGATGCTGGTTTTGATCGAAACCTGGTGAATGTCTTCCTACTGTTGCATGCATTTGGACCATCTGGTGATGGTATGGGCAGACGGCTGAGACAGCCTGAGAGGTCCAGTGGGAATGAGAGTGCTGTTGATACTCGCCACACTTTGTCTGTCAGTAGTTTGAATTCATCAGATGACGACAATGATAATGACAATGACAGTGACAATGACCACGGTGATGGAGGATTATCCCTTGTAAGCCGACTTCGCCGCCATGGTAGGGTGCTTTTGGGACGTTCAGGTAGGAGGCGCAGGCAGAGAGAAGCCGACGGCGGAGGTGAGAGATGA
- the LOC126659755 gene encoding transcription factor bHLH91-like isoform X1: MHHLSIPFYFQFQLSFSPTYPFISFPFSPNLSLTYPKITTNSSLGFPLLVGRSKNNMYEETGCFDPNSMVEGADDGLCQALQTPPQPLMAGSSTNSHNSYEEHHNNNNNNKIPTHDHELSYNHHHHQDDVSAAMEIQLQNQQMGCFNTHLMQDHCNQVLNFNQDSSAFPQTPDLLNLLHLPRCSNSSISFTNPNHNTNPLGFVGDLPMADAASASSMLYDPLFHLNLPPQPPSFRDLFQSLPPHGYSLPGSRGSSLFGGGGGGGDEHVEGGGGGGGGGVGMYQDGGDGEQQFDNGVLDFTWDMACMGKGRDAGKMTKHFATERQRRQHLNDKYQALRNLVPNPTKNDRASVVGDAIEYIKELLRTVNELKILVEKKRCAKERSKRQKTTEEDSSIGNNNGNNGNETSSVIRPLVDPDQSFNNGSLRSSWLQRKSKDTEVDVRIIDDEVTIKLVQRKKINCLLFVSKVLDELQLDLHHVAGGHIGDYYSFLFNTKIYEGSSVYASAIANKLIEVVDRHYASTPSTSCY, from the exons ATGCACCATCTTTCAATTCCTTTCTATTTCCAGTTTCAACTCTCCTTCTCTCCTACCTACCCTTTcatttcatttccattttctCCAAATCTCTCACTAACTTACCcaaaaattacaacaaattcTTCATTGGGTTTTCCTTTACTA GTGGGTAGATCCAAGAACAACATGTATGAAGAAACTGGTTGTTTTGACCCCAATTCCATGGTGGAAGGAGCCGATGATGGGCTCTGTCAAGCTTTGCAAACTCCACCACAGCCTCTCATGGCAGGTAGCTCAACCAACAGCCATAACAGCTATGAAGAAcatcataataataataataacaacaaGATTCCAACTCATGATCATGAACTCTCTtataatcatcatcatcatcaagatGATGTGTCTGCTGCCATGGAAATCCAGCTTCAAAACCAGCAAATGGGTTGTTTTAATACCCATTTAATGCAAGATCATTGTAACCAGGTTTTGAATTTTAACCAAGATTCATCCGCATTTCCTCAAACACCTGATCTTCTCAATCTTCTTCACTTACCCAGATGCTCAAATTCTTCAATCTCCTTCACAAACCCTAATCATAACACAAACCCATTAGGGTTTGTGGGTGACCTACCCATGGCTGATGCAGCTTCAGCTTCTTCTATGCTGTACGACCCGCTTTTTCACTTGAATCTCCCGCCGCAACCTCCGTCTTTTCGCGACTTGTTTCAGTCCCTCCCGCCGCATGGGTACTCGCTACCTGGCTCGAGGGGGAGTTCTTTGTTCGGCGGGGGTGGTGGCGGTGGTGATGAGCATGTTGAGggaggtggaggtggtggtggtggtggagttGGAATGTACCAAGATGGTGGTGATGGGGAGCAGCAGTTTGATAATGGGGTGCTGGATTTTACTTGGGATATGGCTTGTATGGGTAAAGGGAGAGATGCTGGTAAAATGACTAAACATTTTGCTACTGAGAGACAAAGGAGACAGCATCTTAATGATAAGTATCAAGCTTTGAGGAACTTGGTTCCAAATCCTACAAAG AATGATAGAGCTTCTGTGGTTGGAGATGCAATTGAGTATATCAAGGAGCTTCTAAGAACTGTGAATGAGCTGAAAATACTAGTGGAGAAAAAGAGATGTGCTAAAGAAAGGAGCAAGAGGCAGAAGACAACTGAAGAGGATTCATCAATTGGTAATAATAATGGTAATAATGGCAATGAAACTTCTTCTGTCATTAGACCTCTTGTCGACCCGGATCAATCCTTCAACAATGGATCATTGAGAAGCTCTTGGCTTCAGAGGAAATCGAAGGATACGGAAGTCGATGTTCGTATAATCGACGATGAAGTTACGATCAAACTTGTTCAAAGAAAGAAGATCAATTGCTTGCTGTTTGTGTCTAAAGTTCTTGATGAACTTCAGCTTGATCTTCATCATGTTGCTGGTGGTCACATTGGTGACTACTATAGCTTTTTGTTTAACACCAAG ATATATGAAGGATCTTCAGTTTATGCAAGTGCTATAGCAAACAAGCTGATTGAGGTGGTGGACAGACATTATGCTTCAACTCCATCTACAAGTTGCTATTAG
- the LOC126659755 gene encoding transcription factor bHLH91-like isoform X2 — protein sequence MYEETGCFDPNSMVEGADDGLCQALQTPPQPLMAGSSTNSHNSYEEHHNNNNNNKIPTHDHELSYNHHHHQDDVSAAMEIQLQNQQMGCFNTHLMQDHCNQVLNFNQDSSAFPQTPDLLNLLHLPRCSNSSISFTNPNHNTNPLGFVGDLPMADAASASSMLYDPLFHLNLPPQPPSFRDLFQSLPPHGYSLPGSRGSSLFGGGGGGGDEHVEGGGGGGGGGVGMYQDGGDGEQQFDNGVLDFTWDMACMGKGRDAGKMTKHFATERQRRQHLNDKYQALRNLVPNPTKNDRASVVGDAIEYIKELLRTVNELKILVEKKRCAKERSKRQKTTEEDSSIGNNNGNNGNETSSVIRPLVDPDQSFNNGSLRSSWLQRKSKDTEVDVRIIDDEVTIKLVQRKKINCLLFVSKVLDELQLDLHHVAGGHIGDYYSFLFNTKIYEGSSVYASAIANKLIEVVDRHYASTPSTSCY from the exons ATGTATGAAGAAACTGGTTGTTTTGACCCCAATTCCATGGTGGAAGGAGCCGATGATGGGCTCTGTCAAGCTTTGCAAACTCCACCACAGCCTCTCATGGCAGGTAGCTCAACCAACAGCCATAACAGCTATGAAGAAcatcataataataataataacaacaaGATTCCAACTCATGATCATGAACTCTCTtataatcatcatcatcatcaagatGATGTGTCTGCTGCCATGGAAATCCAGCTTCAAAACCAGCAAATGGGTTGTTTTAATACCCATTTAATGCAAGATCATTGTAACCAGGTTTTGAATTTTAACCAAGATTCATCCGCATTTCCTCAAACACCTGATCTTCTCAATCTTCTTCACTTACCCAGATGCTCAAATTCTTCAATCTCCTTCACAAACCCTAATCATAACACAAACCCATTAGGGTTTGTGGGTGACCTACCCATGGCTGATGCAGCTTCAGCTTCTTCTATGCTGTACGACCCGCTTTTTCACTTGAATCTCCCGCCGCAACCTCCGTCTTTTCGCGACTTGTTTCAGTCCCTCCCGCCGCATGGGTACTCGCTACCTGGCTCGAGGGGGAGTTCTTTGTTCGGCGGGGGTGGTGGCGGTGGTGATGAGCATGTTGAGggaggtggaggtggtggtggtggtggagttGGAATGTACCAAGATGGTGGTGATGGGGAGCAGCAGTTTGATAATGGGGTGCTGGATTTTACTTGGGATATGGCTTGTATGGGTAAAGGGAGAGATGCTGGTAAAATGACTAAACATTTTGCTACTGAGAGACAAAGGAGACAGCATCTTAATGATAAGTATCAAGCTTTGAGGAACTTGGTTCCAAATCCTACAAAG AATGATAGAGCTTCTGTGGTTGGAGATGCAATTGAGTATATCAAGGAGCTTCTAAGAACTGTGAATGAGCTGAAAATACTAGTGGAGAAAAAGAGATGTGCTAAAGAAAGGAGCAAGAGGCAGAAGACAACTGAAGAGGATTCATCAATTGGTAATAATAATGGTAATAATGGCAATGAAACTTCTTCTGTCATTAGACCTCTTGTCGACCCGGATCAATCCTTCAACAATGGATCATTGAGAAGCTCTTGGCTTCAGAGGAAATCGAAGGATACGGAAGTCGATGTTCGTATAATCGACGATGAAGTTACGATCAAACTTGTTCAAAGAAAGAAGATCAATTGCTTGCTGTTTGTGTCTAAAGTTCTTGATGAACTTCAGCTTGATCTTCATCATGTTGCTGGTGGTCACATTGGTGACTACTATAGCTTTTTGTTTAACACCAAG ATATATGAAGGATCTTCAGTTTATGCAAGTGCTATAGCAAACAAGCTGATTGAGGTGGTGGACAGACATTATGCTTCAACTCCATCTACAAGTTGCTATTAG